The Acinetobacter chinensis genomic sequence TGAAAGGCTCTGAAAACAGAGCCTGACATTTAAAAAAATAAATATAATCAGTTAAGAGCAGGTGTAGCGGACTACACGCAGTGTTGCAGGACGGGTATCCAGGGATTGTCGGGTTGCATAGTCTTCACCGCCATGAAGACTGGGGGTGTTGCTTAAACCGACACTGGTTCTGGAGTTCCCCAGGGTTTTACCAAACTGTTCTGATTGCACAGCAGGGTTGATAATTTCATTAACGCTTAATATCGACAGTTTGTACTGTTTTGATGTACCAAGAACTTTCTGACAGGCACGCTGTAATTTATTTTTGTCCAGCTGCTGATTCTGACGTCCTGCAAGTGTATAGGCGAGGGTTGCCGTGTCTGCGGACTTACTTTCAATCTGATACCCCACTTGACCATTAAACTGTCTTGGTGCGCTTTGACAGGCAGAAAGCCCTGCTGCAATCAGAATCAGTCCAGTGATTTTATATAAATTCTGCATTTTAAAATTTCCTGGTGTTGTTATCTGTATTGAGTATGCCATCAAAGCTGTATCTTGTCGCTTGCTACAAAATGTAAATTTCCAATAAAAAGCCCTCTGTTCAGAGGGCTTTTTGGATTGCTTAAGATTAATTGTCAGTAATCAGACTATGTTTTTTCGTATCTTTCATAAATACATAAGTGAGCAGAGACAGACCAATCATAAATGTAATGTAGTAGAAGAAATAGTTTTCATGTCCTGCATTTTTAAAGCTCAATGCAACCAGTTCGGCAGTACCACCAAAGAGCGTATTGGCAATAGCATAAGGCAATGCAACACCCAGTGCGCGGATATGCGCAGGGAACAGTTCTGCTTTCACCACAGCATTAATTGCGGTATAGCCAGTCACAATCACCATACCACTCATACACAGCATGAATGCAGTTGTAGGGTTGGTAGTGGAGCCAAGACCATTAAAAATAGGAATAGTAAACAGCACACCAAGCACACCAAAGGTGATCATAATCGGTTTACGGCCAATTTTATCTGATAAAGCACCAACAGCCGGTTGCAGCAGCATAAAGACAAAAATCGCAGCAGTGGTGATTTCAGTTGCTGTGGTTTTTTCAAAGCCTGAGGTGTTTACAAGATATTTTTGCAGATAAGTGGTAAATGTGTTGAAAGCAAGCGTACCACCCGCTGTCAGCATGATGACAGTAAAGGCCTGTTTAGGGTATTTGGTGAATAAAGCCAGGGCTCCTGATTTTTCACCCCCATTTTTTGCCTGTTCCTGAGCCTGTTTGGATGATTCAGTTTCAACCAGACCACGACGGATCCAGAACACAACCACAGCAAGCAGTGCGCCAATAAAGAATGGAATACGCCAACCCCATTCAGATAACTGACCTTCGGTTAACGTGCGCTGTAAAATAATTAGTACGCAAAGCGCAAGTAACTGACCCGAAATAAGCGTGACATACTGGAAGCTGGAGAAGAAACCACGGTGGTTTTTACCTGCCATTTCCGTTAAATAGGTTGCACTCGCGCCATATTCACCGCCGACACTCAGACCCTGAAGTAAGCGGGCAAATAACAGCAATGCAGGTGCAAGCATACCAACACTTGCATACGTCGGGGCGCAGGCAATAATCAGTGAACCGGCACACATGAGTGATACTGATAGGGTAAGACCAGATTTACGTCCTTTTCTGTCAGCATAGATACCCATGATCCATGCACCAATCGGACGCATGAGGAACCCGAGGGCAAAGACAGCCGCAGCCTGAAGAAGTTTTACAGTGTTGTCACCATCAGGGAAAAACTGTGGTGCAAAATAAAGGGTAAAGGCGGCATATACATACCAGTCGTACCATTCAACGAGGTTACCCGCTGAACCGCCTAAAATGGATTTAACTCGTGTTTTACGGTCCACTTGAGGGGCGGCAGTTTGAACAGATGAATCAGACACAACGATTCTCCAGGAAAAGTTGATTAACACATCCTTTAAATTTTCGGCAAGCTTTATTCTGTAGAAAATTTAAAAGATTGTTTCACCAGGGAAGATGGGAGATGAATTAAATAAAATTTAAAACACCTTATACGCCTGCATTACAGCATGACTTATTAGACTTTAGTCTTGTGTATGGTTAAATTATTATCTATTCAGCTCTGTTTGATAGTTAAGTTTTTGTTGTAATTTTTGAATATTAAATTTAAGTTTATGTTATAGAAATAAAAAATGAGAAACCCTTAAACATTGTTATTTTTTATGTGAAAAATACTGTTTGTCTGAAAAATAATCTTTACAGAACCTGAAAACGGGGCTTAGACAGATGAACAGCTATGGAATTCGGGGAATTAATCATGTTATATCTAAAATGTTCGAATACGAAAATTTCAGGGTTTGATGTATGAATATGATCATCCGCCATCAGCAGATTGTAGAGCTCGTCAGGCAGCGTGGTTATATCAGTATTGATGAGCTGGCACAGCATTTTGAGGTCACACCGCAGACTTTACGCCGTGATATCAATCAGCTGGCAGATGCGCTATCATGGCGGTGCAGCACTTGATTCAAGTGTGATTAATACAGAATACAGCCAGCGGACAGGGCAGCACCTGACTGAAAAGCAAAAAATTGCAGAGAAAATGGCACAGGATATTCCTGATCATGCCTCAATTTTTATCAATATCGGGACAACCACAGAGGCGATTGCACATGCTTTGCTGAAACATCAGGGATTAAAGGTGATTACCAATAATCTGAATGTTGCCGGTATTTTAAGTGCCAGGGAGGATTTTGAGGTACTGATTGCCAGTGGTCGGGTCAGACCCGATGGTGGGGTGATCGGACAGGCAACATCGGCATTTTTCAGCCAGTTCAAGGCAGATTATGCTTTGATCGGAATCAGTGGAATTGATGAAGATGGAACATTACTCGATTTTGATTTTCAGGAAGTAAAGGTTTCGCAGACCATTATTGAAAATTCCAAACGTGTCTGGCTTGCAGCAGATCACAGTAAGTTTGGACGACATGCCATGATGCGCCTGGCACAGCTGGATGCGGTTGAGCGTGTTTATACCGATGTTTTACCAGATCAGCATTTTCAGCAGATCATGCAGCATAATCAGGTAAAACTGGTTGTGGCTGACTGAGTCAGTTTATACCTTCAAATGTTTGTTACATTTACAAAACAGATGATTATTTCATCGTTCAGTCATGGAAAATGACTAATATTTACCCTATTATGTTCGTATACGAAAATAATAGAAAATATTTAATCATTCTTTGGGTGAAGAGTGATCCAGGCTGAACAGGTGAAATGTGTATGACAAATCCGAATGAAACTCTGAAATGTTATGATGTTGCGGTCATTGGCGGTGGTATCAACGGTGTAGGCATTGCCAATGATGCTGCAGGTCGTGGTCTGTCTGTTTTCCTTTGCGAAAAGGATGACCTGGCAAGCCATACCTCATCTGCCAGCAGTAAGCTGATTCATGGTGGCTTACGTTACCTGGAACATAAAGAATTTCGTCTGGTTCGTGAAGCACTGGCCGAGCGTGAAGTATTGCTTGCTAAAGCACCACATGTCATCCGCCCTATGCGCTTTATCATGCCACATCGACCACATTTACGTCCTGCATGGCTCATTCGCACAGGTCTGTTTTTCTATGATCACCTGGGGAAGCGTGAGAAACTGGCAGGCTCAAATAATGTGACTTTTCAGCCTGTGGACAGTCCTTTAAATAAAGATATTACCCGTGGATTTGAGTATTCAGACTGTGCTGTGGATGATTCACGACTGGTTGTTCTGAATGCAATGCAGGCGCGTGAGCAAGGTGCTCAGATTGTGACGCAAACACGTTGTATTTCAGCACAGCG encodes the following:
- a CDS encoding MFS transporter, coding for MSDSSVQTAAPQVDRKTRVKSILGGSAGNLVEWYDWYVYAAFTLYFAPQFFPDGDNTVKLLQAAAVFALGFLMRPIGAWIMGIYADRKGRKSGLTLSVSLMCAGSLIIACAPTYASVGMLAPALLLFARLLQGLSVGGEYGASATYLTEMAGKNHRGFFSSFQYVTLISGQLLALCVLIILQRTLTEGQLSEWGWRIPFFIGALLAVVVFWIRRGLVETESSKQAQEQAKNGGEKSGALALFTKYPKQAFTVIMLTAGGTLAFNTFTTYLQKYLVNTSGFEKTTATEITTAAIFVFMLLQPAVGALSDKIGRKPIMITFGVLGVLFTIPIFNGLGSTTNPTTAFMLCMSGMVIVTGYTAINAVVKAELFPAHIRALGVALPYAIANTLFGGTAELVALSFKNAGHENYFFYYITFMIGLSLLTYVFMKDTKKHSLITDN